One window from the genome of bacterium encodes:
- a CDS encoding FecR domain-containing protein translates to MNRPKIACCLLLVLALLPAAVSAQTAKITAVLLDVKCRASAGATWAPAKVGRMLGAGAQVRTGKRGKCEIKFSDGSLIRLSPLSDLTLVKIAGKDLSMGYGKLYARIVKGTTARIQGGTGVASIKGTVLEFDAGDMGAARERATNVLTIFDGLAELSGGGQTREVGRGTQARIGRDGTPGEVRHVPGEEFFSGTADQWWEGLAPHTNLQSTPASPTGLAQRAEFQASHSPAMGADGWYPLHNGTVVIDLQSTRVGTASVADGQRRSSGQRLAALPLPAPDVALDVAPLTMLQTEPAKAFGKRFYGRTTRADLFALGSTDSSLAGVRVRPSAVWNDIYFELGGLAWTRTDCEWRAEISEAFAKARPRCGDVTVGRQHFIMGPVNNSNLGTLVGFDTADAVRWQPQLGAVRFDLGYVHDFLPLDQDHLRGYYTRVEGSIFRGTVGFNALHYNDIGTGVSMDFSFPVIAGKWDVYGEFGSDPADRSLETLGAYFPELYDRYDVDLFLEYAHREGQGSLLSARAYREFGHNWTTVLSVLARPEDDTVVSLGVIKGFD, encoded by the coding sequence ATGAACCGACCCAAGATCGCCTGCTGCCTGCTGCTGGTGCTGGCCCTGCTCCCGGCCGCGGTGTCGGCGCAGACAGCCAAGATCACGGCGGTCCTGCTCGACGTGAAGTGCCGGGCCTCGGCCGGCGCGACCTGGGCGCCGGCGAAGGTCGGCCGGATGCTGGGCGCCGGGGCGCAGGTGCGTACCGGCAAGCGGGGCAAGTGTGAGATCAAGTTCTCCGACGGCAGCCTCATTCGCCTCTCCCCGCTGAGCGACCTGACCCTCGTCAAGATCGCCGGCAAAGACCTCTCCATGGGCTATGGCAAGCTGTACGCGCGGATCGTGAAGGGCACGACGGCCCGCATCCAGGGCGGCACGGGCGTGGCCTCCATCAAGGGCACAGTGCTGGAGTTCGACGCCGGAGACATGGGCGCGGCGCGCGAGCGGGCGACGAACGTCCTCACCATCTTTGATGGACTGGCCGAGTTGAGCGGCGGTGGGCAGACGCGTGAAGTGGGGCGGGGCACGCAGGCCCGCATCGGGCGGGACGGCACCCCCGGCGAGGTGCGCCACGTGCCCGGCGAGGAGTTCTTCAGCGGGACGGCCGACCAGTGGTGGGAGGGTCTGGCCCCCCACACCAACCTGCAGTCCACCCCGGCCTCGCCTACCGGGTTGGCGCAGCGCGCCGAGTTCCAAGCGAGCCACTCGCCCGCCATGGGCGCGGATGGATGGTACCCGCTGCACAACGGCACCGTGGTCATTGATCTGCAGAGCACCCGGGTGGGGACGGCTTCCGTGGCGGACGGGCAGCGCAGGTCCTCGGGACAACGCCTGGCCGCACTCCCGCTGCCCGCGCCGGATGTGGCGCTCGATGTGGCGCCCCTGACGATGCTGCAGACCGAACCGGCCAAGGCCTTCGGCAAGCGCTTCTACGGTCGCACCACTCGGGCCGACCTCTTCGCCCTGGGCAGCACCGACAGCAGCCTGGCCGGGGTGCGAGTACGGCCCAGCGCCGTGTGGAACGACATCTACTTCGAGCTGGGCGGCCTGGCCTGGACGCGCACCGACTGCGAGTGGCGCGCCGAGATCAGCGAGGCCTTCGCCAAGGCGCGCCCCCGCTGCGGCGATGTCACCGTCGGGCGCCAGCATTTCATCATGGGGCCGGTCAACAACAGTAACCTGGGCACGCTCGTCGGCTTCGACACGGCCGACGCCGTCCGGTGGCAGCCACAGCTGGGGGCCGTGCGCTTTGACCTGGGCTATGTCCATGACTTCCTGCCGCTGGATCAGGACCACCTGCGCGGCTACTACACCCGCGTCGAGGGCTCGATCTTCCGGGGCACGGTGGGCTTCAACGCTTTGCACTACAACGACATCGGCACCGGGGTCTCGATGGACTTCTCTTTCCCCGTGATTGCCGGCAAATGGGACGTGTATGGGGAGTTCGGCTCCGATCCGGCGGACCGGAGCCTCGAGACTCTGGGCGCCTACTTCCCCGAGCTGTACGACCGCTATGATGTGGACCTGTTCCTCGAATATGCCCACCGGGAGGGGCAGGGGTCGCTCTTGTCCGCGCGGGCCTACCGCGAGTTCGGGCACAACTGGACGACGGTGCTGTCGGTGCTGGCCAGGCCCGAGGACGACACGGTCGTGAGCCTGGGCGTCATCAAGGGGTTCGACTAG
- a CDS encoding adenylate/guanylate cyclase domain-containing protein — protein MNQRRIRSALAVVLCTVAAAAAAVVLHRPPAPLGSLLWRLELGAYDSRLASRPSRFNEQVVIVAIDNESLKQARNRLSEWPWPRSVHARLLDRLAADGARVIGMDILFDSPSDDPAADEALAQAMARCGRVILAGQLNQDTATRGEEMATGVSSVSFPVDCFAETMLDVGLTNIPRDPDATVRRAWLTRQHQEEPYYTLPVMLAAHYLGRDPAAIAAAGLRAGASGHPYIGGDTILINYTGPAGTIKYVPYYQVLEGITPPGTFRDKIVLVGGTAEILQDVYPTPMARQDPGHPEEARLVQMPGVEVQANALVTLLEGSAIRPTPLPVLWLVTGLLALLVAAATVYLRPLRAGLLTLVLLAVTVLATFLLMWQMRLWLPLVPPLLSGLLAYVAGTVYMYLTEERARLRLRRAWQQRVSAEVLHVILSNPVRKVQGRRLDATVMFSDLRGFTTLCSTSDPEVVVERLNKYLTAMVEVIREFGGTIHKFIGDGIMAVFGDPVAQDDHAARAVRAAVAMQRRMAAENAAAVAAGQAPLLMGIGIHSGALVAGDIGSEQMLEYTVIGDTVSTASRIEGLNKDFRTGILMSGQTVAALGTTDLPLKHLGTQSVRGRAETLELYTVDLPDLHPPTQPVGETSQP, from the coding sequence ATGAACCAACGGCGCATCCGGTCCGCACTGGCTGTCGTGCTCTGCACTGTCGCCGCCGCGGCAGCGGCTGTGGTTCTGCATCGCCCCCCCGCCCCCCTGGGGTCTCTGCTGTGGCGCCTGGAGTTGGGCGCCTACGACTCCCGTCTCGCCAGCCGTCCCTCCCGCTTCAACGAGCAAGTCGTCATCGTCGCCATTGACAACGAGTCGCTCAAGCAGGCCCGCAACCGCCTGAGCGAGTGGCCCTGGCCGCGCTCGGTGCACGCCCGTCTGCTCGACCGGCTGGCCGCGGACGGTGCGCGAGTCATTGGCATGGACATCCTCTTCGACAGCCCCTCGGACGACCCGGCCGCCGACGAGGCGCTGGCGCAGGCCATGGCGCGCTGCGGGCGTGTGATCCTGGCTGGCCAACTCAACCAGGACACTGCCACTCGCGGCGAGGAGATGGCCACCGGTGTCAGCAGCGTCAGCTTCCCCGTCGACTGCTTCGCCGAGACGATGCTGGACGTGGGGCTGACGAACATCCCGCGCGACCCGGACGCCACCGTGCGCCGGGCCTGGCTGACCCGGCAGCACCAGGAAGAGCCCTACTACACGCTGCCGGTGATGCTGGCGGCGCACTACCTCGGGCGCGATCCGGCCGCGATTGCCGCGGCGGGCCTCCGGGCCGGGGCCAGCGGTCATCCGTATATCGGCGGGGACACCATCCTCATCAACTACACCGGGCCGGCCGGCACCATCAAGTACGTGCCCTACTACCAGGTGCTCGAGGGGATCACCCCGCCGGGGACCTTCCGCGACAAGATCGTCCTGGTGGGCGGCACGGCGGAGATCCTGCAGGATGTCTACCCGACGCCCATGGCCCGTCAGGACCCGGGACACCCGGAGGAAGCACGGCTGGTGCAGATGCCGGGGGTGGAGGTTCAAGCCAATGCCCTGGTGACGCTGCTGGAGGGCAGCGCCATCCGCCCGACGCCGCTGCCGGTCCTGTGGCTGGTGACGGGACTGCTGGCACTACTCGTGGCGGCGGCCACGGTGTACCTGCGCCCCCTGCGGGCCGGGCTGCTGACCCTCGTGCTGCTGGCTGTGACGGTCCTGGCGACGTTCCTGCTGATGTGGCAGATGCGGCTGTGGCTGCCGCTGGTGCCGCCGCTCCTGAGCGGTCTCCTGGCCTACGTGGCAGGCACGGTCTACATGTACCTGACTGAGGAGCGGGCACGGCTACGGCTGCGCCGGGCCTGGCAGCAACGAGTGTCGGCCGAAGTACTCCACGTCATCCTGAGCAATCCGGTCAGGAAAGTGCAGGGGCGGCGGCTGGACGCGACAGTGATGTTCAGCGACCTGCGCGGCTTCACGACCCTGTGCTCCACCAGCGACCCCGAGGTCGTGGTCGAGCGCCTCAACAAGTATCTCACGGCGATGGTGGAGGTCATCCGCGAGTTTGGGGGAACCATACACAAGTTCATCGGTGACGGCATCATGGCCGTGTTTGGGGACCCGGTGGCCCAGGACGACCATGCGGCCCGGGCGGTGCGGGCCGCGGTGGCCATGCAGCGGCGCATGGCGGCCGAAAACGCTGCTGCCGTGGCGGCGGGCCAGGCGCCTCTGCTCATGGGCATCGGCATCCACAGTGGGGCGCTCGTGGCCGGGGACATCGGCTCCGAGCAAATGCTGGAATACACGGTGATCGGCGATACCGTCAGCACCGCCTCGCGCATCGAGGGGCTCAACAAGGACTTCCGGACCGGAATCCTGATGAGTGGGCAGACGGTGGCGGCGCTGGGGACGACCGACCTGCCCCTCAAGCATCTGGGCACCCAGAGCGTACGTGGCCGCGCCGAGACACTCGAGCTGTACACGGTGGATCTGCCCGACTTGCATCCGCCGACACAGCCGGTAGGGGAGACGAGCCAGCCATGA
- a CDS encoding sugar transferase produces the protein MTQVQPVRLPTEAATIAPPRTGVSRAYMVTKRVIDVIGAGFALLFLGLPMALVALAIKLESRGPVLYGQTRLGENGLPFRFLKFRSMVANAESIRADLEAVNEASGPVFKIRRDPRITRVGRWIRRTSLDETPQLFHVLMGQMSLVGPRPPLPEEVENYEPWQRERLAIRPGLTCIWQISGRSDIPFERWVELDIEYVRRRSLWLDLKILLLTIPAVLSGRGAY, from the coding sequence ATGACCCAGGTCCAGCCCGTGCGGCTCCCCACCGAGGCCGCCACCATCGCACCTCCGCGGACGGGCGTCTCCCGCGCCTACATGGTCACCAAGCGCGTCATTGACGTCATTGGCGCCGGCTTCGCGCTCCTGTTCCTGGGCCTCCCCATGGCTCTGGTGGCCCTGGCCATCAAGCTGGAGTCACGGGGGCCGGTCCTCTACGGCCAGACCCGCCTGGGGGAGAACGGCCTCCCCTTCCGGTTCCTGAAGTTCCGGTCCATGGTGGCCAACGCGGAGAGCATCCGCGCCGATCTGGAGGCAGTCAACGAGGCCAGTGGCCCTGTGTTCAAGATCCGCCGGGACCCCCGCATCACACGCGTTGGACGCTGGATCCGCAGGACCAGTCTGGACGAGACCCCGCAGTTGTTCCATGTGCTGATGGGGCAGATGAGCCTGGTGGGGCCACGCCCGCCGCTGCCGGAGGAGGTCGAGAACTACGAGCCGTGGCAGCGCGAGCGCCTCGCCATCCGTCCCGGCCTGACGTGCATCTGGCAGATCAGCGGCCGCAGCGACATTCCCTTTGAGCGGTGGGTCGAGCTGGACATCGAGTACGTGCGACGGCGCAGCCTGTGGCTTGACCTCAAGATCCTGTTGCTGACCATTCCAGCCGTACTGAGCGGTCGCGGCGCTTACTGA
- a CDS encoding EpsI family protein: MHADARRYLVAAVLLLGGAAYANLLWARRAPQVRYRVDFRDIPTRIGDMAAERVPVDQRIFQYLGADVMDELEYKSSNRNVHLSLVYGTDWRAVHSPLSCLPQQGWQVSEKKLVSVAAPPGCPHAGPLHGQMLHGRRGSQEILVLYVFAHRGGTTGDWMQQGWAVSQAPRGTGGLMLSLSTYPRPGAIEAARELLEEVLASVYVPAVRFWYQ; this comes from the coding sequence ATGCACGCGGATGCGCGACGATATCTAGTCGCCGCGGTGCTGTTGCTGGGGGGCGCCGCCTATGCCAATCTGCTGTGGGCGCGGCGCGCCCCGCAGGTGCGCTATCGCGTGGACTTCCGCGACATCCCGACCCGGATTGGGGACATGGCGGCGGAGCGCGTCCCGGTGGATCAGCGCATCTTCCAGTATCTGGGCGCCGACGTGATGGACGAGCTGGAGTACAAGTCGTCGAACCGGAACGTTCACCTGAGTCTGGTCTACGGCACCGACTGGCGGGCAGTGCATTCCCCGCTGTCGTGCCTGCCGCAGCAGGGCTGGCAGGTGTCGGAGAAGAAACTAGTCAGTGTGGCGGCGCCGCCGGGCTGTCCCCATGCGGGGCCGCTGCACGGGCAGATGCTACACGGTCGGCGCGGCAGCCAGGAGATCCTGGTACTGTACGTGTTCGCGCACAGGGGGGGAACGACCGGCGACTGGATGCAGCAGGGCTGGGCAGTGTCGCAGGCCCCGCGGGGAACCGGCGGCCTGATGCTGTCCCTGAGCACCTACCCCCGGCCTGGGGCGATTGAGGCAGCGCGGGAGCTTCTGGAGGAGGTGTTAGCCAGCGTCTACGTGCCGGCGGTCCGCTTCTGGTACCAGTGA
- a CDS encoding exosortase/archaeosortase family protein, which produces MAAEAQDAAQTPALPRTSASPSPLVLALLALLLVAGWHQHFVWLWQKGWHNEYYGHGFLIPLITAYLIYRRRDELAAAPRRDFALGLPLIALGLALHLVAIAKDVNFPQGFALVTVIIGLVIWLWGWPAARVIIFPLVFLLFMVPMGRLLVDKFAQPMQLWGARIAGGTAGFLGIPVVRSGTSLQIPGYRFEVAIACSGLKSAIAMTALGALYAYVVVAPMLKRLLIFAMSLPAALVANAIRIWLTLVLAQSFGPKAAEGFFHTLSGMLVFLIALLTLFAFGSLIGCTRMRDDI; this is translated from the coding sequence ATGGCCGCTGAGGCACAGGACGCTGCACAGACACCGGCGCTGCCCCGAACCTCTGCCTCCCCCTCCCCCCTGGTGTTGGCGCTCCTGGCACTGCTGCTCGTGGCCGGCTGGCACCAGCACTTCGTCTGGCTCTGGCAGAAGGGCTGGCACAACGAGTACTACGGGCACGGCTTCCTCATTCCGCTGATCACCGCGTACCTGATCTACCGGCGACGCGACGAACTCGCCGCCGCGCCGCGGCGGGACTTCGCCCTCGGCCTACCGCTGATCGCTCTCGGCCTGGCCCTGCATCTGGTCGCCATCGCCAAGGACGTCAACTTCCCGCAGGGCTTCGCCCTCGTGACGGTCATCATCGGACTGGTGATCTGGCTGTGGGGCTGGCCGGCGGCGCGCGTCATCATCTTCCCCCTCGTGTTCCTGCTGTTCATGGTGCCGATGGGGCGGCTGCTGGTGGACAAGTTCGCTCAGCCGATGCAGCTATGGGGGGCCAGGATCGCTGGCGGCACGGCCGGCTTCCTGGGCATACCGGTCGTCCGCTCAGGCACCTCGCTGCAGATCCCCGGCTACCGCTTTGAGGTGGCGATCGCCTGCAGCGGCCTCAAGTCAGCCATCGCCATGACCGCTCTGGGCGCCCTGTATGCATACGTCGTGGTGGCGCCCATGCTCAAGCGCCTGCTGATCTTCGCCATGTCGCTGCCGGCAGCCCTGGTCGCCAACGCCATCCGCATCTGGCTGACCCTGGTGCTGGCGCAGTCCTTCGGCCCCAAAGCGGCCGAAGGGTTCTTCCACACGCTGTCAGGCATGCTCGTGTTCCTGATCGCGCTGCTCACACTATTCGCCTTTGGGAGTCTCATCGGATGCACGCGGATGCGCGACGATATCTAG
- a CDS encoding zinc ribbon domain-containing protein, giving the protein MSDGQPAAPEQDVEVTQPGDTGPPDAAGGQAKACHRCGGTLALDAQVCPHCGQKQYRLCFCGQAFPSNLSRCPACGTDWIKAVRVRRRSRSDRVKPRAMVRNALLGALVAVLASGLLNLIVTALAQRATPEGVVPRAIGERLYYAWYTLATSAIKLVNSLVGGLGYTLLIALAGAAIGALVYLVPPRLARASRHLRHGRVRRRRSHR; this is encoded by the coding sequence GTGTCGGACGGCCAGCCGGCTGCGCCGGAGCAAGATGTCGAGGTGACGCAGCCGGGCGACACGGGGCCACCTGACGCCGCCGGGGGGCAAGCAAAAGCGTGCCACCGCTGCGGCGGCACGCTGGCGCTGGACGCCCAGGTGTGCCCACACTGCGGCCAGAAGCAGTACCGCCTGTGCTTCTGCGGCCAGGCCTTCCCGTCGAACCTGTCCCGCTGCCCGGCCTGCGGTACGGACTGGATCAAGGCGGTCCGCGTCCGTCGGCGCAGCCGCAGCGACAGGGTCAAGCCCCGCGCCATGGTGCGCAACGCCCTGCTGGGCGCGCTTGTCGCCGTGCTTGCCAGCGGGCTGCTCAATCTGATCGTGACCGCGCTGGCTCAGCGGGCGACACCCGAGGGTGTAGTGCCGCGCGCGATCGGCGAACGGCTGTACTACGCCTGGTACACTCTGGCGACGTCTGCCATCAAGCTGGTCAATAGCCTGGTGGGCGGGCTGGGGTACACACTGCTCATCGCCCTGGCCGGGGCCGCCATCGGGGCCCTTGTCTACCTGGTTCCGCCCCGCCTGGCCCGTGCCTCGCGGCACCTGCGGCACGGCCGGGTGCGCCGCCGCCGCAGCCACCGCTAA
- a CDS encoding glycosyltransferase family 39 protein has product MVENAPVPKMLRVWLAGAVLAVGVLFVFVVYQSARMAELSDLRAMDLAQVARNIATGQGFTTDLIRPLTLALAPSIQSHPDLVHAPLQPLFMSLLFRLFGPSNQSISWSSGIPFLLTIPLVFWLGQTAFSRKVGMLSAIVLGTNVVALTVGVSGTEGALLGLLFTLLCVVLILHQSRAPMRMPLAAVAGVLTGLLYLTHFTWLMAFAPVLLVLVLNASARQRMPNIILFTAAFVVVLLPWFYRTYRVTGNPLSNASAYEAMVNTRTFSGNMIYRSYEQNPPGVVSFMFSAPREIYERCRDAAVEAYPLWFSFTGLAIMPFFLVGVIVPLGHAGMDRLRPGLYILALLLFFALCIMGHDTRLLMPMAPVCTVIAVAFFYQLLDLRMKPLTERLRVRWTVFAVVVLMVLHLVPLFLQLAPGRPVASPVPTAVRRASQELNAMIPQLGGRENAPAVVLSDMPWAIAWYADRPAIWLPRNDVDLRRIEQVVGQVRWLVLTPQIVDVARPEQAQGWAQLWRMAVTRTPTVSSWRVRQTFANGNWVLFERVPDVASTGTLPAPQ; this is encoded by the coding sequence ATGGTAGAGAACGCCCCTGTGCCCAAGATGCTGCGGGTGTGGCTGGCGGGCGCGGTACTCGCAGTCGGCGTTCTGTTCGTCTTCGTCGTCTACCAGTCGGCCCGGATGGCCGAGCTCAGTGACCTGCGGGCCATGGACCTGGCCCAGGTGGCACGCAACATTGCCACCGGCCAGGGCTTCACCACGGACCTGATCCGGCCCCTGACGCTGGCTCTCGCACCGAGTATCCAGAGCCACCCCGACCTCGTCCACGCCCCGCTACAGCCCCTGTTCATGTCGCTGCTATTCCGCCTGTTCGGGCCGTCGAACCAGAGCATCTCGTGGAGTTCGGGCATACCGTTCCTGCTGACGATTCCCCTGGTGTTCTGGCTGGGCCAGACGGCCTTCTCGCGCAAGGTCGGGATGCTCAGCGCCATCGTCCTGGGCACGAACGTCGTGGCGTTGACCGTGGGCGTCTCGGGCACCGAGGGCGCGCTGCTGGGGCTGCTGTTCACGCTGCTGTGCGTAGTGCTGATCCTCCACCAGAGCCGCGCCCCGATGCGCATGCCCCTGGCCGCCGTCGCCGGGGTACTCACCGGCCTGTTGTATCTCACCCACTTCACCTGGCTGATGGCCTTCGCGCCAGTACTCCTGGTCCTCGTCCTGAACGCCTCGGCCAGGCAGCGAATGCCGAACATCATACTGTTCACGGCGGCCTTCGTGGTGGTCTTGCTCCCGTGGTTCTACCGCACCTACCGGGTGACGGGGAACCCGCTGAGCAATGCCAGCGCCTACGAGGCCATGGTCAACACCCGCACCTTCAGCGGCAACATGATCTACCGGTCGTACGAGCAGAACCCGCCGGGCGTGGTCTCCTTCATGTTCTCGGCGCCCCGCGAGATCTACGAGCGGTGTCGCGACGCTGCCGTAGAGGCGTACCCGCTGTGGTTCTCCTTCACCGGCCTGGCCATCATGCCGTTCTTCCTTGTCGGGGTGATCGTGCCCCTGGGCCATGCCGGGATGGACCGGCTGCGGCCAGGGCTATACATCCTGGCGCTACTGCTGTTCTTCGCCCTGTGCATCATGGGCCACGACACGCGCCTGCTCATGCCGATGGCGCCGGTGTGCACGGTCATTGCCGTCGCCTTCTTCTACCAACTGCTCGACCTGCGGATGAAGCCGCTGACGGAGCGTCTGCGCGTGCGCTGGACCGTGTTCGCGGTGGTGGTGCTGATGGTGCTGCACCTGGTGCCGCTGTTCCTGCAGTTGGCTCCCGGCCGGCCGGTTGCGTCGCCGGTGCCCACCGCGGTGCGCCGGGCCAGCCAGGAACTGAACGCCATGATCCCGCAGCTCGGCGGGCGGGAGAACGCCCCCGCTGTGGTGCTCAGTGACATGCCGTGGGCCATCGCGTGGTATGCAGACCGCCCGGCGATCTGGCTGCCGCGCAACGACGTGGACCTGCGCCGCATCGAGCAAGTGGTGGGGCAGGTCCGCTGGCTGGTACTCACACCGCAGATCGTGGATGTGGCGCGGCCGGAGCAGGCCCAGGGCTGGGCGCAGTTATGGCGCATGGCCGTCACGCGGACGCCCACGGTGTCGAGTTGGCGTGTCCGCCAGACGTTCGCCAACGGCAACTGGGTGCTGTTCGAGCGTGTGCCTGATGTTGCCTCCACGGGGACGCTGCCGGCGCCCCAGTGA